The following proteins are co-located in the Burkholderia sp. HI2500 genome:
- a CDS encoding ammonium transporter: protein MRKLLMSLLMAGSLIAAGVGPALADDAASAAAASAPAATASDASAAAAPAASAPAATDASAPAAAAAPASGATDASAAAAASAPAAPAAPTAPFSVDSSKISAGDTAWMLTSTALVLFMTIPGLALFYAGMVRKKNVLATVMQSFAITAVITVLWTVVGYSLAFTPGNGFIGGLSRVFLHGMNYIKGDKATTLTVSHLATTIPESVYFVYQMTFAIITPALICGAFADRMKFSAMLVFMTLWSLIVYVPIAHMVWEPTGWLSADGVLDFAGGTVVHINAGIAGLVSCLVLGKRIGFGRESMAPHNLVLTMIGGSMLWVGWFGFNAGSAVAADGRAGFAMLTTQVATACAALGWMFAEWIAKGKPSVLGIVSGAVAGLVAITPAAGFVGVTGALVIGIAAGVVCFWSATWLKSKLGYDDSLDAFGVHGIGGILGALLTGVFAVKDIGGADGSLLLQAKGVLITLVYSGVLSFVLLKLIDLTIGLRVTEEEEREGLDVILHGEHVE, encoded by the coding sequence ATGCGCAAACTTCTGATGTCCCTGCTGATGGCCGGCTCGCTGATCGCGGCCGGCGTCGGCCCCGCGCTCGCCGACGACGCGGCGTCCGCCGCGGCTGCGTCCGCGCCCGCCGCAACGGCTTCCGACGCGTCGGCTGCCGCCGCTCCGGCCGCTTCGGCGCCGGCTGCCACCGACGCATCCGCCCCGGCCGCTGCCGCCGCACCGGCCTCGGGCGCCACCGATGCGTCGGCTGCTGCCGCCGCTTCGGCACCGGCCGCTCCCGCCGCGCCGACCGCGCCGTTCTCGGTTGATTCGTCGAAGATCAGCGCGGGCGACACCGCGTGGATGCTGACCTCCACCGCGCTCGTGCTGTTCATGACGATCCCCGGCCTCGCGCTGTTCTACGCCGGCATGGTCCGCAAGAAGAACGTGCTCGCGACCGTGATGCAGAGCTTCGCGATCACCGCGGTGATCACGGTGCTGTGGACGGTGGTCGGCTACAGCCTCGCGTTCACGCCGGGCAACGGCTTCATCGGCGGCCTGTCGCGCGTGTTCCTGCACGGGATGAACTACATCAAGGGCGACAAGGCGACCACGCTGACCGTCAGCCATCTCGCGACGACGATTCCGGAATCGGTCTACTTCGTCTACCAGATGACGTTCGCGATCATCACGCCGGCGCTGATCTGCGGCGCGTTCGCCGACCGGATGAAGTTCTCGGCGATGCTCGTGTTCATGACGCTCTGGTCGCTGATCGTCTATGTGCCGATCGCGCACATGGTGTGGGAGCCGACCGGCTGGCTGTCGGCCGACGGCGTGCTCGACTTCGCGGGCGGCACGGTGGTGCACATCAACGCCGGTATCGCGGGCCTCGTGTCGTGCCTGGTGCTCGGCAAGCGGATCGGCTTCGGCCGTGAATCGATGGCGCCGCACAACCTCGTGCTGACGATGATCGGCGGCTCGATGCTGTGGGTCGGCTGGTTCGGTTTCAACGCGGGCTCGGCGGTCGCGGCCGACGGCCGTGCCGGCTTCGCGATGCTGACGACGCAAGTCGCGACGGCCTGCGCGGCGCTCGGCTGGATGTTCGCCGAGTGGATCGCCAAGGGCAAGCCGTCGGTGCTCGGCATCGTGTCGGGCGCGGTCGCGGGTCTCGTGGCGATCACGCCGGCGGCCGGCTTCGTCGGCGTGACGGGCGCGCTCGTGATCGGCATCGCGGCCGGCGTCGTGTGCTTCTGGTCGGCGACGTGGCTCAAGTCGAAGCTCGGCTACGACGATTCGCTCGACGCGTTCGGCGTGCACGGCATTGGCGGGATTCTCGGCGCATTGCTGACCGGCGTGTTCGCGGTCAAGGACATCGGCGGCGCCGACGGCAGCCTGCTGCTGCAGGCCAAGGGCGTGCTGATCACGCTGGTCTACAGCGGCGTGCTGAGCTTCGTGCTGCTGAAGCTGATCGACCTGACGATCGGCCTGCGCGTGACCGAAGAGGAAGAGCGCGAAGGTCTCGACGTGATCCTGCATGGCGAGCACGTGGAATAA
- the secB gene encoding protein-export chaperone SecB produces MSDVENQPFFNIQRVYLKDMSLEQPNSPAIFLEQDMPSVEVEVDVKADRLAESVFEVVVSGTVTAKVKDKIAFLIEAKQAGIFDIRNIPDEQLDPLVGIACPTILFPYLRSNIADAITRAGFPPIHLAEINFQALYEQRLAQLQQQAGAAAGAPNGTTLN; encoded by the coding sequence ATGTCCGACGTCGAAAACCAACCGTTCTTCAACATCCAGCGCGTCTACCTGAAGGATATGTCGCTCGAGCAGCCGAATTCGCCGGCGATCTTCCTCGAGCAGGACATGCCGTCGGTTGAAGTCGAAGTCGACGTCAAGGCCGACCGCCTCGCGGAAAGCGTGTTCGAAGTCGTCGTGTCGGGCACCGTCACCGCGAAGGTGAAGGACAAGATCGCGTTCCTGATCGAAGCGAAGCAGGCCGGCATTTTCGACATCCGCAACATTCCGGATGAACAGCTCGACCCGCTCGTCGGCATCGCCTGCCCGACGATCCTGTTCCCGTACCTGCGTTCGAACATCGCCGACGCGATCACGCGTGCGGGCTTCCCGCCGATCCACCTGGCGGAAATCAACTTCCAGGCGCTGTACGAACAACGCCTCGCGCAGCTTCAGCAGCAGGCCGGTGCCGCAGCAGGCGCACCGAACGGCACGACGCTGAACTGA
- a CDS encoding PTS sugar transporter subunit IIA, with translation MAGILIIAHAPLATALRDCIAHIYGGVPARIGCIDVMADSDPTQVMAFAHAELARLKEENGVVVLTDMYGATPANIAGQLAKIDNVRVLAGVNLPMLVRAVCYRTVPLDKLVDKALSGGAKGVHEVSSGTPPPPTETGCGQCAPIPPEPQPRTESH, from the coding sequence ATGGCCGGGATCCTGATCATCGCGCACGCCCCGCTCGCCACCGCGCTGCGGGACTGCATCGCGCACATCTATGGCGGCGTGCCCGCCCGCATCGGCTGTATCGACGTGATGGCGGACAGCGATCCGACCCAGGTGATGGCGTTCGCGCACGCGGAGCTCGCACGGCTCAAGGAAGAGAACGGCGTGGTCGTGCTGACCGACATGTACGGCGCGACGCCCGCGAACATCGCCGGCCAGCTGGCCAAGATCGACAACGTGCGGGTGCTCGCGGGCGTGAACCTGCCGATGCTCGTGCGGGCCGTCTGCTACCGCACCGTGCCGCTCGACAAGCTGGTCGACAAGGCGCTGTCCGGCGGCGCGAAGGGCGTCCACGAGGTGTCCTCCGGTACGCCGCCGCCGCCGACGGAAACCGGCTGCGGCCAGTGCGCGCCGATTCCGCCCGAGCCGCAGCCGCGCACCGAGTCGCACTGA
- a CDS encoding rhodanese-like domain-containing protein has translation MTFFTNYTNLALIAILVVSGGLLAWPALRRGRGGLSAAEATQLINRRNAVVIDVRAASDFAAGHLPSARQVAAGEIGTKIAQVAKNKSTPVLLVCQNGQQSQKAAREVEAAGYAEVHVLEGGVAAWQQAGMPVVKQGVAK, from the coding sequence GTGACGTTCTTTACCAATTACACCAACCTGGCCCTTATCGCGATCCTGGTGGTATCCGGCGGCCTGCTGGCCTGGCCCGCGCTGCGCCGCGGCCGCGGCGGCCTGTCCGCCGCGGAGGCGACGCAACTCATCAACCGTCGCAACGCGGTCGTGATCGACGTGCGCGCCGCGTCCGATTTCGCTGCCGGCCACCTGCCGTCGGCGCGCCAGGTCGCGGCAGGCGAGATCGGCACGAAAATCGCGCAGGTCGCGAAGAACAAGAGCACGCCGGTGCTGCTCGTCTGCCAGAACGGCCAGCAGTCGCAGAAGGCGGCGCGCGAGGTCGAGGCGGCGGGTTACGCCGAGGTGCACGTGCTCGAGGGCGGCGTGGCCGCCTGGCAGCAGGCCGGGATGCCGGTCGTCAAACAAGGAGTGGCGAAGTGA
- the gshA gene encoding glutamate--cysteine ligase has translation MVPHLVTALNGPLLELEQKILDATPAIERWFRLEWQEHTPPFYCSVDLRNAGFKLAPVDANLFPGAFNNLPSEVLPLAVQAAMAAIEKICPDAKNLLVIPELPTRNAFYLENVARLATIMRQAGLNVRFGSLDPSITDMTPITLADGQKIVLEPLERSQRRLGLKNFDPCSILLNNDLSAGIPAVLENLHEQYLLPPLHAGWAVRRKSTHFSCYDDVAKKFAKMVGVDPWMVNPYFAHVEGVDWQAHEGEQALADAIDGVLKKIARKYREYGISEKPYVVVKADAGTAGRGVMTVHDAAEIGRMSKAERAQMAESKAGLAVRDVIVQEGVYTFERVGDEVAEPVVYMIDRYVVGGFYRTHAGRERDQNLNAPGMHYVPLGFEHTALPDAGAKPGAAPPNRFYMYGVVARLSLIASSIELEKTDPEAIQV, from the coding sequence ATGGTTCCCCACCTCGTTACGGCGTTGAACGGTCCGCTGCTCGAACTCGAGCAGAAGATCCTCGACGCGACGCCTGCGATCGAACGCTGGTTCAGGCTCGAATGGCAGGAACACACCCCGCCGTTCTATTGTTCGGTGGACCTGCGCAATGCCGGCTTCAAGCTGGCGCCCGTCGACGCGAACCTGTTTCCCGGCGCATTCAACAATCTGCCGTCCGAAGTGCTGCCGCTCGCCGTGCAGGCGGCGATGGCCGCGATCGAGAAGATCTGCCCGGACGCGAAGAACCTGCTCGTGATTCCCGAGCTGCCGACCCGCAACGCGTTCTACCTCGAAAACGTCGCACGGCTCGCGACGATCATGCGCCAGGCCGGCCTGAACGTGCGCTTCGGTTCGCTCGACCCGAGCATCACCGACATGACGCCGATCACGCTGGCCGACGGCCAGAAGATCGTGCTCGAACCGCTCGAGCGTTCGCAGCGCCGCCTCGGCCTGAAGAATTTCGATCCGTGCTCGATCCTGCTGAACAACGACCTGTCGGCCGGCATCCCGGCCGTGCTGGAAAACCTGCACGAGCAGTACCTGCTGCCGCCGCTGCACGCGGGCTGGGCCGTGCGCCGCAAGTCGACGCACTTCTCGTGCTACGACGACGTCGCGAAGAAGTTCGCGAAGATGGTCGGCGTCGATCCGTGGATGGTGAATCCGTATTTCGCACACGTGGAAGGCGTCGACTGGCAGGCGCATGAAGGCGAGCAGGCGCTCGCCGACGCGATCGACGGCGTGCTGAAGAAGATCGCGCGCAAGTACCGCGAATACGGGATCAGCGAGAAGCCGTACGTCGTCGTGAAGGCCGACGCCGGCACGGCGGGGCGCGGCGTGATGACCGTGCACGACGCGGCCGAGATCGGCCGGATGTCGAAGGCCGAGCGCGCGCAGATGGCCGAGTCGAAGGCCGGCCTCGCGGTGCGCGACGTGATCGTGCAGGAAGGCGTCTATACGTTCGAGCGCGTCGGCGACGAAGTCGCGGAGCCCGTCGTGTACATGATCGACCGCTACGTGGTCGGCGGCTTCTACCGCACGCACGCCGGCCGCGAGCGCGACCAGAACCTGAACGCGCCCGGCATGCACTACGTGCCGCTCGGCTTCGAGCACACCGCGCTGCCGGATGCGGGCGCGAAGCCGGGTGCCGCGCCGCCGAACCGTTTCTACATGTACGGCGTCGTCGCGCGGCTGTCGCTGATCGCGTCGTCGATCGAACTGGAAAAGACCGATCCCGAAGCCATCCAGGTGTAA
- the ptsP gene encoding phosphoenolpyruvate--protein phosphotransferase, whose translation MSFTLHGIPVSRGIAIGRAYLIAPAALDVAHYLVEANQIDAEVERFRTALEVVHYELEALRADLTDDTPSEVGAFIDVHAMILSDEMLVQETIDLIRTRRYNVEWALTEQLELLTRHFDDIEDEYLRERKADIEQVVERVLKALAGAPSASQALDRAAKNGTNEMIVVAHDIAPADMMQFKSQSFQAFVTDLGGRTSHTAIVARSLGIPAAVGVQHASALIRQDDLIIVDGDQGIVIVDPAPIVLEEYSYRQSEKLLEQRKLQRLKFSPTQTLCGTKIDLYANIELPDDAKAAVEAGAVGVGLFRSEFLFMHQKEMPEEEEQFAAYKRAVEWMKGMPVTIRTIDVGADKPLEALDEGYETAPNPALGLRAIRWSLSEPQMFLTQLRAILRASAFGQVKILIPMLAHAQEIDQTLDLIREAKRQLDDAGLAYDPNVRIGAMIEIPAAAIALPLFLKRFDFLSIGTNDLIQYTLAIDRADNAVAHLYDPLHPAVLHLIAYTLREAKRAGVSVSVCGEMAGDPALTRLLLGMGLTEFSMHPSQLLVVKQEILRAHLKALEKPTADVLAAFEPEEVQAALQRLSVAEPRADAAA comes from the coding sequence GTGTCCTTCACGCTGCATGGCATTCCCGTCTCACGTGGTATCGCGATCGGGCGAGCGTATCTGATCGCGCCGGCGGCGCTCGACGTCGCCCATTACCTGGTCGAGGCAAACCAGATCGATGCGGAGGTCGAGCGCTTCCGCACCGCGCTCGAGGTCGTGCATTACGAACTCGAGGCGCTGCGCGCCGACCTGACCGACGACACGCCGAGCGAAGTCGGCGCATTCATCGACGTCCACGCGATGATCCTGAGCGACGAGATGCTCGTTCAGGAAACCATCGACCTGATCCGCACGCGCCGCTACAACGTCGAGTGGGCGCTGACCGAGCAGCTCGAGCTGCTCACGCGCCACTTCGACGACATCGAGGACGAATACCTGCGCGAGCGCAAGGCCGACATCGAGCAGGTGGTCGAGCGTGTGCTGAAGGCGCTCGCCGGCGCGCCGTCCGCGTCGCAGGCGCTCGACCGCGCGGCCAAGAACGGCACGAACGAGATGATCGTCGTCGCGCACGACATCGCGCCGGCCGACATGATGCAGTTCAAGTCGCAGTCGTTCCAGGCATTCGTCACCGATCTCGGCGGGCGCACGTCGCACACGGCGATCGTCGCGCGCAGCCTCGGCATTCCGGCCGCGGTCGGCGTGCAGCATGCGAGCGCGCTGATCCGCCAGGACGACCTGATCATCGTCGACGGCGACCAGGGCATCGTGATCGTCGATCCGGCGCCGATCGTCCTCGAGGAGTATTCGTACCGGCAGTCCGAGAAGCTGCTGGAGCAACGCAAGCTGCAGCGTCTGAAGTTCTCGCCGACGCAAACGTTGTGCGGCACCAAGATCGATCTGTACGCGAACATCGAGCTGCCCGACGACGCGAAGGCGGCCGTCGAGGCCGGCGCGGTCGGCGTCGGGCTGTTCCGTTCCGAGTTCCTGTTCATGCATCAGAAGGAGATGCCGGAAGAGGAGGAGCAGTTCGCCGCGTACAAGCGGGCCGTCGAGTGGATGAAGGGCATGCCGGTGACGATCCGCACGATCGACGTCGGCGCGGACAAGCCGCTCGAGGCGCTCGACGAAGGCTACGAGACGGCGCCGAACCCCGCGCTCGGCCTGCGCGCGATCCGCTGGAGCCTGTCCGAGCCGCAGATGTTCCTCACGCAGCTGCGCGCGATCCTGCGCGCGTCCGCGTTCGGCCAGGTGAAGATCCTGATCCCGATGCTCGCGCACGCGCAGGAGATCGACCAGACGCTCGACCTGATCCGCGAGGCGAAGCGCCAGCTCGACGACGCGGGGCTCGCGTACGACCCGAACGTGCGCATCGGCGCGATGATCGAGATTCCGGCCGCGGCGATCGCGCTGCCGCTGTTCCTGAAGCGGTTCGATTTCCTGTCGATCGGCACGAACGACCTGATTCAGTACACGCTCGCGATCGACCGTGCGGACAATGCGGTCGCGCACCTGTACGACCCGCTGCATCCGGCGGTGCTGCACCTGATTGCCTATACGTTGCGCGAAGCGAAGCGCGCGGGCGTGTCCGTGTCGGTGTGCGGGGAAATGGCGGGGGACCCGGCGCTCACGCGCCTGTTGCTCGGGATGGGGCTCACCGAGTTCTCGATGCACCCGAGCCAGTTGCTGGTCGTGAAGCAGGAGATCCTGCGGGCGCACCTGAAGGCGCTCGAAAAGCCGACGGCCGACGTGCTCGCCGCGTTCGAGCCGGAGGAAGTGCAGGCCGCGTTGCAGCGCCTGTCGGTTGCGGAGCCGCGCGCGGATGCGGCTGCGTAG
- a CDS encoding S41 family peptidase produces the protein MRMKLKNIGLIAAGLATGVFATLQVSASAEQTATAPLPLDQLRLFAEVFGQIKREYVEPVDDKKLLTAAIKGMVSSLDPHSSFLDKTDYDELQEQTKGRFAGLGIEISQEDGLVKVISPIEDTPAFRAGIRPGDLITRINDKPVRGMTLDKAVKQMRGEPGTKVTLTIFRKSDDRTFPVTVTRAIIKVQSVKMKILDPGYAYVRITSFQERTTPDLAQKLQDIARQQPNLKGLVLDLRNNGGGLLQSAVGVAGAFLPPDSVVVSTNGQIADSKQVYRDTYDNYRLPSFDGDPLKNLPPVFKTVPMIVLTNAYSASASEIVAGALQDSKRAQIMGKTTFGKGSVQTVRPMTADTALRLTTAYYYTPSGRSIQNKGITPDVPVDQYADGDPDDVLVTREVDYTNHLANTQDPNEKKEQEDREQRRMDQLRVLEEQNDKKTPEQRQKDRDRKPIEFGSADDFMMQQALNKLEGKPVQESKSLLAESTKGPAGKAATASKASGASAKPASAPKPASAPK, from the coding sequence ATGCGAATGAAATTGAAGAACATCGGCCTGATTGCCGCGGGCCTCGCCACGGGCGTGTTCGCCACGCTGCAGGTTTCCGCATCGGCCGAGCAGACCGCCACGGCGCCGCTTCCCCTCGACCAGCTCCGCCTGTTCGCGGAAGTCTTCGGACAGATCAAGCGCGAGTACGTCGAACCGGTCGACGACAAGAAGCTGCTGACGGCCGCGATCAAGGGCATGGTGTCGAGCCTCGACCCGCACTCGTCGTTCCTCGACAAGACCGACTATGACGAGCTGCAGGAGCAGACGAAGGGCCGCTTCGCGGGTCTCGGCATCGAGATCTCGCAGGAAGACGGCCTCGTCAAGGTGATCTCGCCGATCGAGGATACCCCCGCGTTCCGCGCCGGCATCCGTCCGGGCGACCTGATCACCCGCATCAACGACAAGCCGGTGCGCGGCATGACGCTCGACAAGGCCGTGAAGCAGATGCGCGGCGAGCCGGGCACCAAGGTCACGCTGACGATCTTCCGCAAGAGCGACGACCGCACGTTCCCGGTCACGGTCACGCGCGCGATCATCAAGGTCCAGAGCGTGAAGATGAAGATCCTCGATCCGGGCTATGCGTATGTCCGCATCACGAGCTTCCAGGAGCGCACGACGCCCGATCTCGCGCAGAAGCTGCAAGATATCGCACGCCAGCAGCCGAACCTGAAGGGCCTCGTCCTCGACCTGCGCAACAACGGCGGCGGCCTGCTGCAGAGCGCGGTCGGCGTGGCCGGCGCGTTCCTGCCGCCCGACTCCGTCGTCGTGTCGACCAACGGCCAGATCGCCGATTCGAAGCAGGTCTACCGCGATACGTATGACAACTACCGCCTGCCGTCCTTCGACGGCGATCCGCTGAAGAACCTGCCGCCGGTCTTCAAGACCGTGCCGATGATCGTGCTGACGAACGCCTATTCGGCGTCCGCGTCGGAAATCGTCGCCGGTGCGCTGCAGGATTCGAAGCGCGCGCAGATCATGGGCAAGACGACGTTCGGCAAGGGTTCGGTGCAGACGGTCCGCCCGATGACGGCCGACACCGCGCTGCGCCTGACCACCGCGTACTACTACACGCCGAGCGGCCGTTCGATCCAGAACAAGGGCATCACGCCGGACGTGCCGGTCGATCAGTACGCGGACGGCGATCCGGACGACGTGCTCGTGACGCGCGAGGTCGACTACACGAACCACCTCGCGAACACGCAGGATCCGAACGAGAAGAAGGAACAGGAAGACCGCGAGCAGCGCCGGATGGATCAGCTGCGCGTGCTTGAAGAGCAGAACGACAAGAAGACGCCGGAGCAGCGCCAGAAGGATCGCGATCGCAAGCCGATCGAGTTCGGCAGCGCCGACGACTTCATGATGCAGCAGGCGCTCAACAAGCTCGAAGGCAAGCCGGTCCAGGAATCGAAGTCGCTGCTCGCCGAAAGCACGAAGGGCCCGGCCGGCAAGGCCGCCACGGCCTCGAAGGCATCGGGCGCCAGCGCGAAGCCGGCTTCCGCACCGAAGCCCGCGTCGGCGCCGAAGTAA
- a CDS encoding HPr family phosphocarrier protein, whose protein sequence is MLQQETTIVNKLGLHARASAKLTQLAGNFQSEVWMTRNGRKINAKSIMGVMMLAAGIGSTVTIETDGSDEREAMDALLKLIADKFGEGQ, encoded by the coding sequence ATGCTTCAACAAGAAACCACCATCGTCAACAAATTGGGGCTCCATGCGCGCGCATCGGCCAAGCTTACGCAACTGGCCGGCAACTTCCAGTCGGAAGTCTGGATGACGCGCAACGGGCGCAAGATCAATGCGAAGAGCATCATGGGCGTGATGATGCTGGCGGCCGGCATCGGCAGCACCGTGACGATCGAGACCGATGGGTCCGACGAGCGGGAAGCGATGGACGCGCTGCTGAAGCTGATCGCCGACAAGTTCGGCGAAGGCCAGTGA
- the gshB gene encoding glutathione synthase — MDILFIADPLERFKIYKDSTYAMMAEAARRGHAVYACEPNHLAWTGSAVEADVRRITFVGDPDDLHRETWYEAGPVDARRLESFGAVLMRKDPPFDMEYVTSTWLLELAERAGARVFNKAQSIRDHSEKLAIGEFPQFVAPTLVTRDAKRLRAFHAEHGDVILKPLDGMGGMGVFRVKPDGMNLGSIIEMLSHDGTRSVMAQKFIPEIKAGDKRILLIGGEPVPFSLARIPQGSEVRGNLAAGGLGVAQPLTARDREIADTLGPVLAARGLLLVGLDAIGDWLTEVNVTSPTCFREIMEQTGFDVAAMFIDALERAAV, encoded by the coding sequence ATGGACATTCTCTTTATCGCCGACCCGCTCGAGCGCTTCAAGATCTACAAGGATTCGACCTACGCGATGATGGCCGAGGCGGCGCGGCGCGGGCATGCGGTGTACGCGTGCGAGCCGAACCATCTCGCATGGACGGGCTCGGCCGTCGAGGCCGACGTGCGTCGCATCACGTTCGTCGGCGACCCGGACGACCTGCATCGCGAGACGTGGTACGAGGCCGGGCCGGTCGACGCGCGCCGCCTCGAATCGTTCGGCGCGGTGCTGATGCGCAAGGATCCGCCGTTCGACATGGAATACGTGACGTCGACCTGGCTGCTGGAGCTGGCCGAGCGCGCCGGCGCACGCGTGTTCAACAAGGCGCAGTCGATCCGCGACCATTCGGAGAAGCTCGCGATCGGCGAGTTTCCGCAGTTCGTCGCGCCGACGCTCGTCACACGCGACGCGAAACGGCTGCGCGCATTCCACGCCGAGCACGGCGACGTGATCCTGAAGCCGCTCGACGGGATGGGCGGGATGGGCGTGTTCCGCGTGAAGCCGGACGGCATGAACCTCGGTTCGATCATCGAGATGCTGAGCCACGACGGCACGCGTTCGGTGATGGCGCAGAAATTCATCCCCGAGATCAAGGCCGGCGACAAGCGCATCCTGCTGATCGGCGGCGAGCCGGTGCCGTTTTCGCTCGCCCGGATTCCGCAGGGCAGCGAGGTGCGCGGCAATCTCGCGGCGGGCGGCCTCGGCGTTGCGCAGCCGCTGACCGCGCGCGATCGCGAGATCGCCGACACGCTCGGGCCGGTGCTCGCGGCACGCGGGTTGCTGCTGGTCGGCCTCGATGCGATCGGCGACTGGCTGACCGAGGTGAACGTCACGAGTCCGACGTGCTTTCGCGAGATCATGGAGCAGACGGGCTTCGACGTCGCCGCGATGTTCATCGACGCGCTGGAGCGTGCGGCCGTGTAG
- the gpmA gene encoding 2,3-diphosphoglycerate-dependent phosphoglycerate mutase: protein MYKLVLIRHGESTWNKENRFTGWVDVDLTEQGRNEAYQAGELLKEAGYTFDIAYTSVLKRAIRTLWHVQDKMDLMYLPVVHSWRLNERHYGALSGLNKAETAAKFGDDQVLVWRRSYDTPPPALEPTDERAPFNDPRYAKVPREQLPLTECLKDTVARVLPLWNESIAPAVRAGKQVLIAAHGNSLRALIKYLDGISDSDIVGLNIPNGVPLVYELDENLKPIKHYYLGDQDAIAQAQAAVAKQGKAG, encoded by the coding sequence ATGTACAAACTCGTTCTCATCCGCCACGGCGAATCGACGTGGAACAAGGAAAACCGCTTCACCGGCTGGGTCGACGTCGACCTGACCGAACAGGGTCGCAACGAGGCCTACCAGGCCGGCGAATTGCTCAAGGAGGCCGGCTACACGTTCGACATCGCGTATACGTCGGTGCTCAAGCGCGCGATCCGCACGCTGTGGCACGTGCAGGACAAGATGGACCTCATGTACCTGCCGGTCGTCCACTCGTGGCGCCTGAACGAGCGCCACTACGGCGCGCTGTCGGGCCTGAACAAGGCGGAAACGGCCGCGAAGTTCGGCGACGACCAGGTGCTCGTGTGGCGCCGCAGCTACGACACGCCGCCGCCCGCGCTCGAGCCGACCGACGAGCGCGCGCCGTTCAACGACCCGCGCTACGCGAAGGTGCCGCGCGAGCAGCTGCCGCTCACCGAGTGCCTGAAGGACACGGTCGCGCGCGTGCTGCCGCTGTGGAACGAGTCGATCGCCCCGGCGGTGCGCGCCGGCAAGCAGGTGCTGATCGCCGCGCACGGCAACTCGCTGCGCGCGCTGATCAAGTACCTCGACGGCATCTCGGACAGCGACATCGTCGGCCTGAACATCCCGAACGGCGTGCCGCTCGTGTATGAACTCGACGAGAACCTGAAGCCGATCAAGCACTATTACCTCGGCGACCAGGACGCGATCGCGCAGGCGCAGGCCGCCGTCGCGAAGCAGGGCAAGGCGGGCTGA
- the grxC gene encoding glutaredoxin 3, giving the protein MNKVLMYSTQVCPYCIQAERLLKLRGVEQIEKVLIDRDPARRDEMMTRTGRRTVPQIYIGDTHVGGYDDLSKLDREGGLVPLLQAA; this is encoded by the coding sequence GTGAACAAGGTTTTGATGTACAGCACGCAGGTGTGTCCGTATTGCATCCAGGCCGAGCGCCTGCTGAAGCTGCGCGGTGTCGAGCAGATCGAGAAGGTACTGATCGACCGCGATCCGGCCCGCCGCGACGAAATGATGACGCGCACGGGGCGCCGCACGGTGCCGCAGATCTATATCGGCGACACGCACGTCGGCGGTTACGACGATCTGTCGAAGCTCGACCGCGAAGGTGGGCTCGTCCCGCTTCTGCAAGCGGCCTGA
- a CDS encoding HesA/MoeB/ThiF family protein, translated as MNDDQLLRYSRHILVDEIGIEAQQRFLDAHAIVVGAGGLGSPAAMYLAASGVGTITLVDADTVDLTNLQRQILHVTASVGRHKVESGRDALAQLNPEVTVHAVAERVDDAWLDAHVPRASVVLDCTDNFATRHAINRACVAHGVPLVSGAALRFDGQISTFDFRDPAAPCYACVFPEDQPFEEVACATMGVFAPTVGIIGAMQAAEALRVIGDIGKTLNGRLMMLDSLRMEWTTMKIARQADCPVCGSRH; from the coding sequence ATGAACGACGATCAACTCCTTCGCTACTCCCGTCACATCCTCGTCGACGAAATCGGCATCGAGGCGCAGCAGCGCTTTCTCGATGCGCATGCGATCGTCGTCGGCGCGGGGGGGCTCGGCTCGCCCGCCGCGATGTACCTCGCGGCATCGGGCGTCGGCACGATCACGCTCGTCGACGCCGATACGGTCGACCTCACGAACCTGCAGCGGCAGATCCTGCACGTGACGGCATCGGTCGGTCGCCACAAGGTCGAATCGGGGCGCGACGCGCTCGCGCAGCTGAACCCCGAGGTGACCGTGCACGCGGTCGCGGAGCGTGTCGACGATGCGTGGCTCGATGCGCACGTGCCGCGCGCGAGCGTCGTGCTCGACTGCACCGACAACTTCGCGACGCGGCATGCGATCAACCGCGCGTGCGTCGCGCATGGCGTGCCGCTCGTATCGGGCGCCGCACTGCGCTTCGACGGGCAGATCAGCACGTTCGACTTCCGCGACCCGGCCGCGCCCTGCTATGCGTGCGTGTTTCCGGAAGACCAGCCATTCGAGGAAGTCGCGTGCGCGACGATGGGCGTGTTCGCGCCGACGGTCGGGATCATCGGCGCGATGCAGGCCGCCGAGGCGCTGCGCGTGATCGGCGACATCGGCAAGACGCTCAACGGGCGGCTGATGATGCTCGATTCGCTGCGGATGGAATGGACGACGATGAAAATCGCGCGCCAGGCCGACTGCCCCGTGTGCGGGAGCCGGCACTGA